One genomic window of Paenisporosarcina antarctica includes the following:
- the folE gene encoding GTP cyclohydrolase I FolE: protein MSTVNLQKIEEAVKMILEAVGEDPQREGLIETPKRVAKMYAEMFSGLNEDPKEYFKTVFHEEHEELVLVKDIPFHSMCEHHLVPFYGKAHIAYIPRGGVVTGLSKLARAVETTARRPQLQERITSTIADSIMEMLKPYGVYVVIEAEHMCMTMRGIKKPGAKTVTAVARGIYEQDHVKRSEILSFIQMK, encoded by the coding sequence GTGTCAACAGTAAATTTACAAAAAATAGAAGAAGCAGTAAAAATGATTCTTGAAGCAGTTGGCGAAGATCCACAACGTGAAGGTTTAATCGAAACACCAAAACGTGTTGCGAAAATGTATGCTGAAATGTTTTCAGGATTGAATGAAGATCCAAAAGAATATTTTAAAACAGTCTTTCACGAAGAACATGAAGAATTAGTATTGGTTAAAGATATTCCTTTTCATTCGATGTGTGAACATCACTTAGTTCCATTTTACGGTAAAGCGCACATTGCCTATATTCCAAGAGGTGGAGTCGTTACGGGTCTTAGTAAATTAGCACGAGCTGTTGAAACAACTGCTAGACGTCCACAACTACAAGAACGAATTACTTCCACAATTGCAGATTCTATCATGGAGATGCTTAAACCTTATGGTGTTTATGTTGTAATCGAAGCAGAGCATATGTGTATGACCATGCGAGGAATAAAAAAACCTGGAGCAAAAACTGTAACTGCCGTCGCGCGTGGAATCTATGAACAAGATCATGTTAAACGTAGTGAGATATTGTCATTCATACAAATGAAATGA
- a CDS encoding HU family DNA-binding protein, whose protein sequence is MSKKDSSKAVDAVFDTIQDALAKGEKIQLIGFGNFEVRERAARKGRNPQTGMEIDIAASKVPAFKPGKALKDAVK, encoded by the coding sequence ATGTCTAAAAAAGATTCTTCTAAAGCAGTTGATGCTGTATTTGATACAATACAAGATGCTCTTGCAAAAGGTGAAAAAATCCAACTTATTGGATTTGGTAACTTTGAAGTTCGTGAACGTGCTGCTCGTAAGGGTCGTAACCCACAAACAGGTATGGAGATTGACATTGCTGCAAGCAAAGTACCTGCTTTTAAACCAGGTAAAGCTCTTAAGGACGCGGTTAAGTAA
- the spoIVA gene encoding stage IV sporulation protein A, which produces MTEELYQQIAERTNGDVYIGVVGPVRVGKSTFVRRVMESLVIPNMTDEVDRLRAQDELPQSSPGPVIMTAEPKFVPAHGTSIQVGDDAFRFNIRLADCVGYIIDGAKGYEDENGPKLVHTPWHHEPIPFQEAARIGTDKVIRDHSTIGIVMTTDGSVNDISRAALEQVEEEIIGQLKEIGKPFVVLLNSKFPAYEQTGKLRSELQDKYNVPVIAAAVDKMTVQEIQHVLKEALYEFPVTTFELLKPEWMDVLESDHPLTQSLQNSLESWSKQVAKIRDVKDLASFLAKEPYVEHAEVIEVDAGKGSASIQVDLTNEAFQSAYLDFLEEPIVTKKDWLLYVKESSYAKKSYLRFHEAIEMAKESGYGVSLPSVQDFQPSAPELIKQNDFFGVRMKAKAPSLHIIRVDMDAEFSPLIGSEFHSQQLLKDLKEAYYHNREALWETSLFGTPLHEMLKESMRFKTEAVPTHAKKRMRETIERMVNEGDRGMVTFIL; this is translated from the coding sequence ATGACTGAAGAGCTATATCAGCAAATAGCCGAACGGACAAATGGAGATGTATATATCGGTGTTGTTGGACCAGTACGAGTTGGGAAATCAACTTTTGTCAGACGAGTAATGGAAAGTTTAGTAATCCCGAATATGACGGATGAAGTGGACAGACTTCGTGCCCAAGATGAACTACCTCAGAGCTCTCCTGGTCCAGTAATTATGACGGCCGAACCGAAATTTGTACCAGCTCATGGTACTAGTATTCAAGTCGGCGATGACGCATTCCGCTTTAATATTCGCCTGGCGGATTGTGTAGGTTATATTATTGATGGTGCAAAAGGTTATGAAGATGAAAACGGTCCTAAGTTGGTTCACACACCGTGGCATCACGAACCAATTCCGTTTCAAGAAGCTGCACGAATTGGTACAGATAAAGTAATTAGAGATCACTCCACCATTGGGATTGTAATGACAACGGATGGTTCTGTAAATGATATTTCTAGAGCAGCTCTAGAGCAAGTGGAAGAGGAAATTATTGGTCAATTAAAAGAAATTGGCAAACCATTTGTAGTATTGTTAAATAGTAAATTTCCAGCTTATGAACAAACAGGTAAATTACGCTCGGAGTTACAAGACAAATACAACGTGCCGGTCATTGCAGCAGCGGTTGATAAAATGACTGTCCAGGAAATTCAACACGTCTTAAAAGAAGCGCTTTATGAATTTCCTGTGACCACATTTGAACTATTAAAACCTGAATGGATGGATGTTCTAGAAAGTGATCATCCTTTAACTCAATCTCTTCAAAATTCATTAGAGTCATGGTCTAAACAAGTTGCGAAAATACGTGATGTTAAGGATTTAGCATCATTTTTAGCAAAAGAGCCTTATGTTGAACATGCCGAGGTAATTGAAGTAGATGCAGGGAAAGGTAGTGCTTCAATTCAAGTTGATTTAACTAATGAAGCATTTCAATCAGCCTATCTTGACTTTTTGGAAGAACCAATTGTAACGAAAAAAGACTGGCTTTTATATGTAAAAGAATCATCATATGCAAAAAAATCTTATCTTCGATTTCACGAAGCCATTGAAATGGCCAAAGAAAGTGGCTATGGTGTTTCATTACCATCGGTTCAAGATTTCCAACCATCTGCTCCAGAATTAATTAAACAAAATGATTTCTTCGGTGTAAGAATGAAAGCGAAAGCACCTTCACTGCACATCATCCGTGTTGATATGGATGCTGAATTCTCACCTTTAATTGGCTCTGAATTTCATAGTCAACAGCTATTGAAAGATTTAAAAGAGGCATATTATCATAATCGTGAAGCGTTATGGGAGACTTCATTATTCGGAACTCCCTTACACGAAATGTTAAAAGAAAGTATGCGTTTTAAAACAGAAGCTGTTCCTACACATGCGAAGAAACGTATGCGTGAAACGATAGAACGTATGGTAAATGAAGGCGATCGTGGAATGGTTACATTTATCCTGTAA
- a CDS encoding DUF2768 domain-containing protein: MSSLDKMWVSFASMGFMMISMGLIYISRHKINNRLIKFIFALVAYVLLISGFLSMIYIVFSGPTGRS; encoded by the coding sequence ATGTCATCATTAGATAAAATGTGGGTTTCTTTTGCATCTATGGGATTTATGATGATCTCTATGGGGTTAATTTATATTAGTAGACACAAAATAAATAATCGATTGATTAAGTTTATTTTTGCACTTGTAGCGTATGTACTTCTAATAAGTGGATTTTTAAGTATGATTTATATTGTATTTAGCGGTCCTACTGGAAGGTCGTAA
- a CDS encoding NAD(P)H-dependent glycerol-3-phosphate dehydrogenase, with the protein MQNVVVLGAGSWGTALSIVLSQNGHNCLLWSHREDQANEINNHHSNKKYLPDTVLPNTVKATSSLKKAATHGKIIVMAVPTKGIREVCRNIKEWIQEPILFVHVSKGIEPDSLKRISEVMREELPSDLIQEIVVLSGPSHAEEVVLKHPTTVTAACEDIQSAEKIQDLFMQSYFRVYTNSDVIGVEIGGALKNIIALAAGISDGLGYGDNAKAALITRGIAEISRLGTKMGANPLTFSGLTGIGDLIVTCTSVHSRNWRAGNMLGKGMQLDEVLEQMGMVVEGVRTTKAAYQLSKLHKVPMPITSALYAVLFEKVDPKQAVDQLMDRVKKHEMEDLFEYL; encoded by the coding sequence ATGCAAAATGTAGTTGTTTTAGGTGCCGGTAGTTGGGGGACAGCTCTAAGTATTGTCCTTTCGCAAAATGGTCACAATTGTTTGTTATGGTCACATCGTGAAGACCAAGCAAATGAAATTAATAATCACCATTCAAATAAAAAATATTTGCCTGACACAGTATTACCAAATACAGTGAAAGCAACTTCATCTTTAAAAAAAGCAGCCACACATGGAAAAATAATAGTGATGGCTGTTCCTACAAAAGGTATACGTGAAGTGTGTCGTAATATCAAAGAATGGATTCAAGAGCCCATTCTTTTTGTCCATGTTTCTAAAGGGATAGAACCTGATTCCTTAAAACGAATATCTGAAGTGATGCGAGAGGAATTGCCCTCTGATCTGATTCAAGAAATTGTAGTCCTATCAGGCCCAAGCCACGCTGAAGAAGTGGTCTTAAAACACCCGACTACAGTAACAGCTGCTTGTGAAGATATTCAGAGCGCTGAAAAAATACAAGATTTATTTATGCAGAGTTATTTCCGTGTTTATACCAATTCAGACGTCATTGGAGTTGAAATTGGTGGTGCGCTAAAAAATATTATTGCATTAGCTGCCGGGATATCAGATGGCTTAGGATACGGTGATAATGCTAAGGCTGCTTTAATTACTAGAGGTATTGCTGAAATTTCTCGTCTTGGAACTAAAATGGGAGCAAACCCCTTAACGTTTTCAGGTTTAACAGGAATCGGTGACCTAATTGTGACATGTACAAGTGTCCATTCAAGGAACTGGCGTGCAGGAAACATGTTAGGTAAAGGCATGCAGTTAGATGAAGTATTAGAACAAATGGGTATGGTTGTCGAAGGTGTTCGAACCACGAAAGCTGCATACCAGTTGTCTAAACTTCATAAGGTACCCATGCCAATAACAAGTGCTCTTTATGCTGTGTTATTTGAAAAAGTCGATCCCAAACAAGCGGTTGATCAATTAATGGATCGCGTCAAAAAGCATGAAATGGAAGACTTATTTGAATATCTTTAA
- the der gene encoding ribosome biogenesis GTPase Der — MPKPVVAIVGRPNVGKSTIFNRIVGERVSIVEDIPGVTRDRIYSAADWLTHEFNIIDTGGIDIGDEPYLDQIRAQAEIAIQESDVIIFLTNGREGVTAADEQVAKMLYKTKKPVVLAINKIDNPDMRPMIYDFYSLGFGEPFPISGSHGLGLGDLLDAVAKSFPEEDEEEYPENVIKFSLIGRPNVGKSSLVNSFLGDDRVIVSDVAGTTRDAIDTQYEYEDQPYVIIDTAGMRKKGKVYESTEKYSVLRALKAIERSDVVLVVLNGEEGIQEQDKKIAGYAHEAGKAIIIVVNKWDKVVKDEKTMNKTTKLIRDHFLFLDYAPIIFVSAVTKQRVHSVLPVINRVSENHAMRVTSSILNEVIEDAVARNPAPSDKGRRLRIYYATQVAIKPPTFVVFVNEPEIMHFSYERFLENRIREAFDFEGTPIRLIIRART; from the coding sequence ATGCCCAAACCGGTAGTAGCAATCGTCGGTCGCCCGAATGTAGGAAAATCAACAATCTTTAATCGAATTGTTGGGGAGCGCGTTTCCATCGTGGAAGATATTCCAGGTGTAACACGTGACCGTATATACAGCGCGGCTGATTGGTTAACTCATGAATTTAATATTATTGATACAGGTGGAATTGATATTGGGGACGAGCCCTATTTAGATCAAATTCGTGCACAAGCTGAAATTGCCATCCAGGAATCAGACGTTATTATTTTCTTGACCAATGGTCGAGAAGGAGTTACAGCTGCAGATGAGCAAGTAGCGAAAATGTTGTATAAAACAAAAAAGCCTGTCGTGTTAGCAATTAATAAAATTGATAACCCTGATATGCGCCCGATGATTTACGATTTCTATTCTTTAGGATTCGGTGAACCATTCCCAATTTCAGGTTCTCACGGACTAGGTCTTGGTGATTTATTAGATGCAGTAGCAAAAAGTTTCCCAGAAGAAGATGAAGAAGAATATCCTGAAAACGTCATTAAGTTTTCATTAATTGGACGTCCAAATGTAGGGAAGTCTTCTTTAGTGAATAGTTTCTTAGGAGATGACCGTGTAATTGTTAGTGATGTTGCGGGTACTACTCGAGATGCAATTGACACTCAATATGAATATGAAGATCAACCTTATGTCATCATTGATACAGCTGGGATGCGTAAAAAGGGTAAAGTTTATGAAAGCACTGAAAAATATAGTGTACTTCGTGCATTAAAAGCAATTGAACGTTCTGACGTTGTATTAGTCGTATTAAACGGAGAAGAAGGAATTCAAGAACAAGATAAAAAAATTGCTGGATACGCTCACGAAGCTGGTAAAGCTATCATTATCGTTGTGAATAAATGGGATAAAGTTGTAAAAGATGAGAAAACGATGAATAAAACAACCAAATTGATTCGTGATCATTTCTTATTCTTAGACTATGCGCCAATTATTTTTGTTTCAGCGGTCACAAAACAGCGGGTACATTCAGTTTTACCAGTTATAAACCGTGTCAGTGAAAACCATGCAATGCGTGTGACATCAAGTATCTTAAACGAGGTAATTGAAGACGCAGTAGCGAGAAACCCTGCCCCTTCAGACAAAGGTCGTCGTCTGCGTATATACTACGCTACACAAGTTGCTATCAAACCACCAACATTTGTCGTGTTTGTAAATGAACCAGAAATTATGCATTTCTCATATGAACGATTCCTTGAAAATCGAATTCGCGAAGCATTCGATTTCGAAGGGACACCAATTCGACTTATAATTCGTGCTAGAACATAA
- the fni gene encoding type 2 isopentenyl-diphosphate Delta-isomerase produces MTRAERKLDHIKHALSTGQSRATWLDDIRFVHQALPNSSWDSVSLQTQIGELVFGSPIFINAMTGGGGAKTTELNSQLARISREMNIPMAVGSQMAAIKNSEEIQSYATVRKENPNGMIIANLGSEATVDQAKRAVDMLEANAIQIHLNVIQELTMPEGDRDFQGALSRIEQLVNELTVPVIVKETGFGISREAAIKLMEMNVAAIDVGGFGGTNFAAIENERRQRKLTYFNDWGIPTAASLIETTTINSTIPLIASGGIQHALDIVKCLSIGASAVGLAGVILKTLVDDGELATIEEIKQINEDLTMLMVSLGANSIQELQQSPLIISGDLHHYLSQRGIDTHTYANRK; encoded by the coding sequence ATGACTAGAGCTGAACGAAAATTAGACCATATAAAACATGCTTTGTCGACAGGGCAATCTAGAGCGACTTGGTTAGATGATATACGTTTTGTCCATCAAGCTCTTCCCAACAGCAGTTGGGACAGCGTATCCTTGCAAACTCAAATAGGCGAACTCGTTTTTGGTTCGCCTATTTTCATTAATGCAATGACTGGTGGGGGAGGAGCTAAAACGACTGAGTTAAATAGTCAATTAGCTCGTATTTCTCGTGAAATGAATATACCTATGGCTGTAGGATCTCAAATGGCCGCGATCAAGAATTCAGAAGAAATCCAGTCTTATGCGACCGTACGAAAAGAAAATCCAAATGGAATGATTATTGCTAATTTAGGTAGTGAAGCCACAGTGGATCAAGCGAAACGCGCAGTAGATATGTTGGAAGCAAATGCTATTCAAATCCACTTGAATGTCATCCAGGAATTGACGATGCCTGAAGGGGATCGAGATTTTCAAGGAGCACTTTCTAGAATTGAACAACTAGTAAATGAATTAACTGTTCCTGTAATTGTAAAAGAAACAGGTTTTGGAATTTCACGTGAAGCTGCGATTAAACTCATGGAAATGAATGTCGCTGCCATCGATGTTGGTGGTTTTGGTGGAACAAACTTTGCTGCAATTGAAAATGAACGGCGACAAAGAAAACTCACCTATTTTAATGACTGGGGTATCCCGACAGCGGCATCTCTTATAGAAACAACCACCATCAATTCAACTATTCCTTTGATAGCCTCTGGGGGTATTCAACATGCACTTGATATTGTGAAATGCTTATCAATCGGTGCTTCTGCCGTTGGGTTAGCAGGAGTGATATTAAAGACATTAGTTGATGATGGCGAACTAGCGACAATTGAAGAAATCAAGCAAATAAATGAAGACTTGACGATGTTAATGGTGTCACTTGGCGCAAACTCAATTCAAGAGTTACAACAATCTCCATTAATTATTTCAGGTGACTTGCACCATTATTTATCGCAACGAGGCATTGATACACATACATATGCAAATCGTAAATAA
- the rpsA gene encoding 30S ribosomal protein S1 has protein sequence MSEEMNLQENQEFREGNLVKGTVAQVEEKAVTVTIEGAPFDGIIPISELSSLHIEKASDAVSIGDELNLIITKVEDDNFVLSKRKVDAAEAWDSLEQKFKSGEIIEAEVKDVVKGGLVVDLGLRGFVPASLVEDHFVESFDDYKGKVLTFLIVEMEKEKNRLILSHRAVVEAQKESNKKNVLDHIHAGDELTGTVQRIASFGAFVDLGGVDGLVHISQLSHEHVEQVSDVIQEGQQIKVKVLSVDRDSERISLSIKDTLPGPWEGIEDKAPRGSVQTGTIKRLVSYGAFVEVFPGIEGLVHISQIAHSHIGTPHEVLKEGQEVQVKVLEVNKQDKRLSLSIKDLLEKENEYSGSDYQMPEETKGFSISDVIGDKLKDFK, from the coding sequence ATGTCTGAGGAAATGAACTTGCAGGAAAATCAAGAATTTCGTGAAGGAAATCTTGTAAAAGGTACGGTTGCCCAAGTTGAGGAAAAGGCAGTTACTGTCACAATTGAGGGTGCACCTTTTGATGGAATAATTCCAATTAGTGAACTGTCAAGCTTACACATTGAAAAAGCTTCTGACGCCGTTTCCATCGGTGACGAATTAAATTTAATTATTACAAAAGTTGAAGACGACAATTTTGTGTTATCAAAACGCAAAGTAGACGCTGCAGAAGCTTGGGATTCATTAGAGCAAAAATTTAAAAGTGGTGAAATTATTGAAGCGGAAGTTAAAGACGTTGTTAAAGGTGGACTTGTTGTTGACCTTGGTTTGCGTGGATTTGTTCCAGCTTCATTAGTAGAAGATCACTTTGTAGAATCATTCGATGATTATAAAGGAAAAGTTTTAACTTTTCTAATTGTTGAAATGGAAAAAGAGAAAAACCGTTTAATCTTATCCCATCGTGCAGTTGTGGAAGCACAGAAAGAGTCAAACAAGAAAAATGTTCTTGACCACATTCATGCTGGAGATGAGCTAACAGGCACTGTTCAACGAATTGCTTCTTTCGGTGCTTTTGTAGATCTTGGTGGGGTGGATGGACTTGTTCATATATCTCAATTATCACATGAGCATGTAGAACAGGTTTCAGACGTTATTCAAGAAGGGCAACAAATCAAAGTGAAGGTGTTGTCTGTCGACCGTGACAGCGAACGCATTTCTTTATCAATTAAAGATACACTTCCTGGACCTTGGGAAGGAATAGAAGATAAAGCACCACGTGGTTCTGTTCAAACAGGTACAATAAAACGTCTAGTGTCTTACGGTGCATTTGTTGAAGTATTCCCTGGAATTGAAGGGCTTGTTCACATCTCACAGATTGCCCATTCTCACATTGGTACGCCACACGAAGTATTAAAAGAAGGGCAAGAAGTACAAGTGAAAGTATTAGAGGTCAACAAACAAGATAAACGATTGTCACTAAGTATAAAAGATTTACTAGAAAAAGAAAATGAATATTCAGGATCTGATTACCAAATGCCTGAAGAAACAAAAGGTTTTTCAATTAGTGATGTTATTGGTGATAAATTAAAAGATTTTAAATAA
- a CDS encoding lysophospholipid acyltransferase family protein encodes MNLYHFTRSLVRTILNPIYRFDVKGLEHFPETGGVLICSNHINALDPPVVGITAPRPVYFMAKEELFNAPILKPLLPKLNAFPVKRGLSDREALRRAITILKGGEVMGLFPEGTRSENGELGKGFSGAGFFALRGEADVVPCAIIGPYKAFKRLKVVYGAPIIMQPYRDRKASAEEVTLVIMNQIQMLLNENKS; translated from the coding sequence GTGAACTTATACCATTTTACGAGATCTTTAGTAAGGACCATTTTAAATCCGATTTATCGTTTTGATGTTAAAGGGTTAGAGCATTTTCCTGAAACAGGGGGAGTATTAATTTGTTCGAACCATATTAATGCTCTTGATCCACCAGTAGTTGGAATAACTGCACCGCGTCCGGTTTATTTTATGGCAAAAGAAGAGTTGTTTAATGCACCCATATTAAAGCCACTTTTACCGAAATTAAATGCTTTTCCAGTAAAGCGAGGATTAAGTGACCGCGAAGCATTGAGAAGAGCAATCACCATTTTAAAAGGCGGTGAAGTGATGGGTCTTTTTCCTGAAGGAACTAGAAGTGAAAATGGGGAACTCGGAAAAGGTTTCTCTGGAGCTGGTTTTTTTGCGCTTAGAGGTGAAGCGGACGTTGTTCCTTGTGCCATTATAGGACCTTATAAGGCCTTTAAGCGTTTAAAAGTAGTTTATGGAGCTCCAATCATCATGCAACCATATCGCGATCGTAAGGCATCTGCTGAGGAAGTAACATTAGTAATCATGAACCAAATTCAAATGTTATTAAATGAGAATAAATCTTGA
- the cmk gene encoding (d)CMP kinase, whose product MKKNIQIAIDGPAAAGKSTIAKLAAEDLGYTYIDTGAMYRAITYKVLKRHIDLENEEALTQLLFETTIELKPSSDGQLVILDDEDVSDEIRSNIVTSSVSIVASHAGLREEMVNRQLIMAKSGGVVMDGRDIGTHVLVDAELKVFMSASVDERAKRRQLDNERRGIDSHVDQLKKEIVERDKMDTERHASPLVQAKDAIYLDTTNLTIQEAAKYIIQLAKERMS is encoded by the coding sequence ATGAAAAAAAATATACAAATAGCAATTGATGGACCTGCTGCTGCGGGCAAAAGTACAATAGCGAAACTAGCGGCTGAAGATCTTGGTTATACATATATTGATACAGGTGCTATGTACCGTGCAATTACGTATAAAGTACTCAAACGTCACATAGATTTAGAAAATGAAGAGGCTCTTACACAACTGCTTTTTGAAACAACAATTGAGTTGAAACCGTCAAGTGATGGACAACTTGTCATCTTAGATGACGAGGATGTTTCAGATGAGATTCGCTCTAATATTGTGACATCTTCCGTTTCCATTGTTGCCTCACATGCAGGACTAAGAGAGGAAATGGTTAATCGCCAACTAATAATGGCTAAAAGTGGTGGTGTAGTGATGGATGGCCGAGACATCGGGACTCATGTTCTGGTTGATGCGGAATTAAAAGTTTTCATGTCTGCATCTGTCGATGAACGAGCGAAACGCCGTCAGTTAGATAACGAACGTCGTGGAATTGACTCACATGTAGATCAGCTTAAAAAAGAAATCGTAGAACGCGATAAAATGGACACTGAACGACATGCTTCCCCTCTAGTTCAAGCAAAAGATGCAATTTATTTGGACACTACGAATTTAACAATTCAAGAAGCTGCCAAATACATTATTCAGTTAGCAAAAGAGAGGATGAGCTAA